The window TTGAGCCTAGTAGATATAGTGCCTGTCTTATTTTTAACACTGTCAGTTCCTGGCCTCCTATGTTTGTAACTTTGGCGGGTCATAAAAGGaaacatgcaatataatttCCGCGTACTTACACATATCTAGATTTAAAGGTTTtcaggtaaaaaatatataaggcCAATTAACAAGTTGATAGGAAATTTCAGTGGCGCCTGTTATAGCTCCTTTTGAATTCGACGAATCAGTATTTTTTGGAGAGGGAGTTCAAGTGATGTGCCATGTTCCAAAAGGAGACAAACCTTTGAATTTCAAGTGGAGTTTTAGTGGAGGAGATGTGAGTTTACTGCCTGGATTGAACATCATGAACGTTGGGGACATGGGTTCAGCTCTCATAATACCCTCGGTGACTGCCAGGCATGCTGGCAATTACACATGCACTGCCTCCAACATTGTCGCCAGGGCTAGCCACTACGCCACGCTAAATGTCAAGGGTATACGTTCAAAGTGCATAATCTATGCTTTTCATGTTCTATCCTATCCCACATAAACTCTCTAATATAGGTAGTAGTGGTAACACAGTTCTCTTCGTAAACTTACATGTATATTATTGGTTATTTCTTCCAGTGGCACCTATAATATCCCCCTTTGAATTCGATGACGCTGTGTTTTACGGGGAAAGTATACAAGTCATGTGCCACATACCAAAAGGCGACATGCCCTTAAACTTAACATGGTACTTTCGTGACCTACCGTTGAAATCCAGTGACACTGTAACAATAACTAAAGTAGGAGAGAGAAGTTCAATATTGGTTATACCAGCAGCGACAGAGAAACACTCCGGAAATTACACGTGCACCGCTTCCAACACTGTAGCCAGCACCAACCACACAGCCATACTAAACGTTCAGGGTACACTTATTATTTGTGTATTGTCATTGTTCTTTAGTTAATTTCTTTGTACTTACCCTTACCAGTTCCTCCGCACATCGTCCCATTTGAAGCCGAAGAACAGATTTTTGCCGGTGAATCTGTACAATTGACATGTCACGTATCGAAGGGCGACACGCCTCTTACTATTACATGGAGTTTTCATGGGGAAGAGTTATCTTCACATCAAGGAATTACAACAACGAAGATTGGCGAACGAACGTCACTGTTGACTTTATCAGCTGCAACAGCGAGCCACAGTGGCGAATATTCGTGTCACGCTGCTAATCATGCCGGTTTGGCCGTGCACTCGGCCACGGTCAACGTCCATGGTAGCCCACTCAATCCGTTCACTATCCTTGCCTCTAACGCACGCTGCACGCTTGcctcaataataaatatagcCTTCTGAATTAACAGTATTACCGTACATCGTACCCTTCGAAGCGGACGAGTCAGTATTTGCTGGGGAATCGGTCCAACTTAACTGTCATGTATCGAAGGGTGACTTGcctcttgatatcaagtggcacTTCCATGGCTATGAAAATTCTTCGTCGCACCTCGGCATCATGACAACCAAAATGACATCGCGAACCTCATTTTTATCGATCGCTGCGGCTACTGCCAGTCATAGCGGCAATTATACCTGCGTAGCTGCCAACAGCGCCGGCTCTACTAATCATTCCACTGTCCTTAATGTTCATGGTCAGTTTCATTTACTCATGGTATCATAGTTATCATCGTATGTTATGTTCATTTGATGGCGATTCGATGCTGACAGACGTGTTAATAGAATCTGCATGAATTCTGTTTAATACTTCTATGGGCAGCGTACGCTTTACCTTTTGTTTGATCATCTCTTTATTTACCTTTCATAACgcatactttattttatacagtTACACCGAACATTCTACCTTTCGACGTCGATCAAGCCTTGTTTTCGGGAGAGTCAGTGCAGATGATGTGTCACATCTCCAAAGGAGATACCCCTTTAGAAGTGCATTGGGAATTTAATGGAAAGCCTCTCTCAATGAAGTTAGGAATGTTCTCAAAGGTGGGCGACCGGTCGTCCGTGCTGATGCTCCCCTCCGTCACGGGCGCGAACACTGGCAATTACACGTGCATAGCCAAAAATCCTGCTGGAATAGCTTCATACACAACAATACTCAAAATTATTGGTACCTGAACCCTACCTAGGCTTGTTAACCGTTTTTCGTTTTTATTctttacctattttattaattgatttatttttcttggGATTCAAGTTGTTCCGCACATTATCCCGTTCGAAGTCGAAGAGTCTATATTTGCTGGGGAGTCTGTACATCTCACATGTCATGTATCGAAAGGAGATAGACCACTACAAATTTCTTGGAGTTTTCAAGGAAGCGATATACCTTATCACAATAATATGGGTATAACAACTACTAAGCTAGGAGACAAAGCTTCTGTGCTGAGTATTCCGACCGCGATGGGCCATCACAGCGGCAACTACACGTGTACGGCCAGTAACCGCGCCGGTCGTGCGCACCACTCGGCGCTCGTCAATATACATGGTACTCGATGTCGCCCCTCCCCTGTTTGACTTTGTCGAAACATTCGTCTAGATATTGCACGTTTAGATATTAATCTTagaatttattattcttttcctCTGATCAGTTCCTCCTCATATACTACCGTTCGAGATTGAGTCCATATACTACGGAGAATCAGTGCAAATGGTTTGTCACGCCAGTAAAGGTGATCGACCAATGAGCATCAGTTGGACTATTGAAGGACGAGATTTATCTACACTTAAGGATATAAAAACTGTGAAAATGGCCGAGCAAACGTCTTTTCTATCAATTGCTTCTGTTACTGGATCCCACAGCGGAAATTATACGTGTATCGCAAGAAACAAAGCCGGCGAAGACAGATATTCTACCTACCTTCACGTTAAGGGTACTCTTAGTTAGATATCGCAGCATGCTTTAAATACTTTACTaacattgtaaaatatttctttgcTCAGTCGTCCCCCACATCAAACCCTTTGAATTGGATGAAGCCGTTTTTGCGGGAGAATCAGTGCATCTCGACTGCCACGTTTCGAAAGGCGACACCCCATTGAATATCACATGGAGTTTTCAAAGTCAACCCGTCACACGTAGGATGGGATTGAAGACAACAACATTAAGCGAACGAGTCTCCGTACTAGACATTCCGAACGCTATGGGTCCTAACAGTGGCAACTACACATGCACAGCGACCAACAAAGCGGGCACGACGAGTCATACAGCCATCCTCAACGTGATCGGTATCAAAACCTAATAATACCTCGGGTGATGCTTGCTTTCTGTTCAGTTCCTCCTGTGGTCCAACCCTTCTCGTTCGGGGAAGTCGCAATGAATTCTGGACAAGTCGTAACGGCCCCTTGCTCGGTTATTGAGGGTGACCACCCTCTGCAACTGCGGTGGCTTTTTGACAACGAACCTATCAAACCGAGATCTGGAGTCACCGTATTTCATATTGGAGAAAGAAGCGCAATACTTAGTATCGGTTCAGTATCACATAATCACGCGGGAAATTACAGTTGTGTAGCTGAAAACGAAGCCGGAACAGATTCTCATTCATCAACTTTGATTATCAATGGTTAATTTCCTCTATATTCTTGTTCTTTACgaatagatttttattattattatcatttcattGATTAATTCTGTTAAGTTAATTATAACACTATCCATTGTGGACATATTCCAGTCCCTCCCAACATATTGCCGTTCACTTTTGGCGAGAAACCCGCTAACGTTGGAGAGTATTTGCAAGCAGCGTGTACAGTTAATCTAGGCGATCTCCCTGTCACTATCACTTGGAGGTTCAATGGCCAACTTATATCTCAACGCAATCATCATTATGTCATAACAAATTCAAAGCGAAGTAGTCTACTAATAATAGAATCTGTAGACGCAAAACACGCTGGTTCCTACACATGTATCGGAGAAAATCGCGCAGGGCATACATCGTATTCAGCAGACTTAATTGTATACGGTTAGTCGTTTGAACATGGtagaatcattattattttgtgacCTAGTTAATGTTTGTTTCAGTTACTCCTAAAATAGCACCTTTTGTTGCCGGACCGGAACCGGCCTTTCTTGGCGATTACTTTGCACTCCAATGCATAATAACGCACGGGGATCAACCGGTGCGCATAGAGTGGACAGTTAATAATCGATCGGCTAATTCTCTTCCTGGAACTCGTATCAGTAATGTCGACAGAAGAAGTAGTGTGCTAACGATAGAATCAGTCGATGCGAAACACGCAGGCCTTTATAATTGTACAGCAACTAATGCAGCGGGCGTGGCTTCCCACACCACCGAATTAGTCGTCAAGGGTgcgaaaaacaaattaattcaaTTTTAGCTTCTGTCCTCCTCTGCTCCACTTTATTTTCcatacatttaattaattataggaTTTTTATTGTCCCAGTTCCGCCGGTAATTGTGCCATTCAATTTCGGTGAGGTGCCATCCAATCCTGGTGATACAGCGGTAGTGAACTGTGTCGTTACTAAGGGCGACCTGCCTCTCGATATATCGTGGACATTCAGCAGCGAAACAATAGACTCAAGTCAGCACCGTGACATCACGACGACACCACTAGGCACACGTGCCTCCGTGCTCACCATCAATTCAGTGAGCGCAAACCACCAGGGGAACTACACATGCATCGTGCAGAACACAGCAGGCCGTGTCGAACATGTGGCTACTCTTGTCGTAAATGGCACGTCTTAATTACAATATTACAATCTCATTACAATGGGGACTAACAACACAGGATCGCACCTTTAAGGGACCAATCCGTCCACAGTCACTCTATATCTCATATTTGACACCAGTTGCTAACATTGCCTGCTACAAAAATGATCTAACACAATTTTCTATTGTTTCCAGTACTGCCTCGCATAGTTCCCTTTTCGTTCGAGACCCCGCTCTTTGCGGGTCAGGCGACTCAAGTCACTTGTTTAGTCTCAGAAGGCGATCAGCCTCTCGATATTCACTGGTACTTTGAAGGGCAGCCTTTAAAGGAAAAAGCCGGGATAACGGCTACTAAGATAGGGCAGAGAGCTTCATTGCTTCTGATCGATCCTGCGGGCTGGTCGCACAGCGGGGCGTACGCGTGTCTCGCGCGCAACAAAGCCGGCTTGTCCAACTATACCGCCTCTCTCGAAGTCCACGGTACATCTTCATCGTTGTGTACCCTCACTCCCAGCACGGATGAGCTTTGCCTAGATTCATTATTGTACGCTTAATTACTATTTTGACTGGTTTTAATTCTAAGGCTCAAATCGTCCATCTGACAATATTATGATCAGACATTAATTAAACTTCACcgttgtaaatataaaaatgataGACACGTTTAAGATCAGTCTTCGATTGTCGATTATAGGGACCGGCTGCGGCTATCATCGACGAAACCTTTTCTTTTCCTTCCTTGCATATTCTTACCTTTCCTTCCTTTTCCTAAGGATCCCGtctttattttatgttgatTCATTAATTTGCATTCTGTGCCTTTTGGGTTTTAGTGCTTATGAGCTTGGCTTACTAACATGCCTGTTGGAATAATAATGATGCCTCTTAATTTActactaaatataatattttagtcCTGTGGAGAACTTTGGCAATTATTTCAACAGGTTTCCTGCTTTGTGTTGCATTATCATATGCTTTTTATGTCATATTATTTCATCTCTCTTTATTAATTATGTTGTAGTTTGCAAATATATTAATTTCGTCATCTGTACTTAACGTGATACGAAAGCTTCTATAGCAACAGCTTTGCCGATACcttaattattgttaaataaataatatttaagtataaaaaaaaaacaaataattagatTAATCGGAGTGCCAAGGTCAATAGCCAAGTTATATAGGAGCTTTTTGATTACGTAGTACAACAAAAACAAATTGAATATGACATTCTATACGATACTTATAGTTTTTGTTTCTGTAAATGTTAAAAGTTAGTAAAATGTTTTGCAGTGGCTGTGTTTAGAAGATTTACGTCAAATTCAATTTGTTTACTGCAAATTATAAATGTTtcaatgatgatgaaatatttattgaattaattaaaatctTGCCAAGTTTGATAGTTAACTTGTTAGCACATTTTATTCGAACTCAAATTCTACTAAACGATATcaatataaagattttattaaaaaacagaAAGAAATATTGTCTATCACTACTTTCAATTAAGATTAATTAAATgcaataattaataaacaatataTAGCATAATAAAAAGTTCATAAAGTTAAAGTTTAAAGAAAAATCtttgctttttaaaataatgccattttatttttgaagttcAGCAGTTCTAACCATTTGGTGAAATTTTTAGTGCCCCCGCGCTGGATTCTTGAGCCCACTGATAAAGCTTTTGCCCAAGGCTCAGATGCTAAGGTTGAATGTAAGGCTGATGGCTTCCCCAAGCCCCAAGTGACATGGAAGAGGGCTGAAGGTAATAATCTCATTTGAATTAAAACCCATATTTTTGCTACTGAAATAGTATGACCTTTACACTAAGTTTATTCTTGTTTTAGGGGATACGCCTGGCGATTACAAAGACCTTAAACCAAATAACCCTAACGTTAAAGTTGAAGATGGAACTCTATCTATTTCTAATATACAAAAGACGAATGAGGGTTATTATCTTTGTGAAGCTGTTAATGGAATCGGTTCAGGACTATCTGCCGTTATTCTTATCAGCGTTCAGGGTGAGTTAAATTCggttaaaattctaaaacatgctAATAACGGAAAGAATTGTGAATAACGTAAAATATTTTCAGCTCCTCCGCAATTCGAAATCAAAATGAGGAATCAAACAGCCCGCCGAAGCGAACCAGCTGTACTGCAGTGCCAAGCCAAAGGTGAAAAGGTAAAATGATATACCCGTATGATTATATTTCACTCTTGCACATtggaatagaataaaaaataatactgcgtatggaaaggtaattctccgccccgcatcaATTCGTATCAGGTGTCAAGATAGACTTACCTAAACCGCCTCTCAGTCTTACTTATGTCTAAATAGCCGAAAATAATGGGACTGACTGTCTTGCTTGTCTTGCACTTACGCGACAAGGAGGCAAACAACATGTatgaatgatatttttgtatggagagaCCGGGGTATGGCATTGGTTTGACATTATAATGAGCATTTTGAAAACATCTTTACAGCCCATTGGAATTATCTGGAACATGAATAACAAACGACTCGAACCCAAATCCGACCCACGCTACACAATCCGTGAAGAAATATTGCCTGGAGGAGTTGTGTCTGACCTCAGCATCAGAAGAACTGAAAGGTCTGATAGCGCTCTCTTCACTTGTGTTGCCACCAACGCCTTTGGATCTGATGATACTAGCATCAACATGATTGTACAAGGTAAACTTTGAAAAACTATTACAGCAGCGTTTTTGTCTGAAGACAGCTACatatcacatacctacctatgaCTAATGCAATACATGATTTCCTTGATTGATTGAAGATAAAAAGTTAACatcaagtattttaaattttcagAGGTTCCCGAAGCTCCTTACGGTTTAAAGGTCTTAGATAAATCTGGCAGGACTGTTCAGCTTTCATGGGCTGCTCCTTACGATGGCAACTCGCCTATCAAGAAGTTCCTAATTGAGTACAAGCGCGCTAAAGGCAGCTGGGAAAAGGATATTGATAGGTAATCAACTAACATCGTTATTAGATTATTGTAgtaaattacaattaaattaactttACAGCAGTAATGCAAGTATATATTTCTTTGCAGAGTTCTTGTGCCTGGAGATGCGGCCGAAGCCGGAGTATTCAGTCTGCGTCCCGCTACCGCCTATCATATCAGGATTGTTGCTGAAAATGAACTGGGTACATCGGAACCCTCTGAAACCGTCACTATTATCACTGCTGAAGAAGCTCCCACTGGCCCACCCCAAGACGTTAAGGTTGATGCTGCAGACAAACATACCCTCAGAGTCACCTGGAAGCCACCCCCACCACAAGACTGGAACGGCGAACTGCAAgggtaaatatttttaatccaTATGTTACTTTAGAGATTACACTCTAGCGCttattgacttttattatttttttacagataCTATGTTGGATATAAACTGGCGTCAAGTAACAAATCTTTCGTTTTCGAAACTGTTGATATTTCCAAGGAATCTGGCAAGGAACACCATCTTGATATCATGAATCTGAAGTAAGGCTTTCTTCGttaagattttatttaatttgtgcTTTCTTTGGAACagttaaatacctactttttttCTAGGACGTACACCCAATACTCAGTTGTAGTTCAAGCATTCAACAAGATGGGCTCTGGCCCAGTTTCTCAGGAAATCAAGGCGTACACTGCTGAAGGCGCCCCATCTGCCCCGCCCCAGGATGTTCTCTGCACTACCCTCACAGCTCAAACCATTCGTGTTTCCTGGATTTCGCCTCCTCTTGCATCAGCTAATGGATTGATCAAGGCTTACAAAGTTGTCTATGGCCCTAGCGACACCTGGTATGGTGAGTACAAACCTAACTCTGTAAAAATCCAAAACATGTCAGTCAAGATGAAACCTAACCTCATATTAATGTTTTAGACGAGAAGACCAAAGACACCAAGATCACGGCCAGTAGCGAAACTATTCTGCACGGCTTGAAGAAGTACACTAATTATTCAATGGAAGTACTGGCAACAACTAACGGAGGTGACGGTGTACGATCTGCTCCTATTCATTGCCAGACTGAACAAGATGGTAAGTtagaatttaaaacaaaacgCAATAGGTATAAAACcctttgaaaaaataattaaataattataaaattatttttaattatttacagttccCGAAGCTCCTCGAGCGGTAAAAGCCCTTGTTATGGGAGCTGATTCCATCCTTGTTTCTTGGAGACCACCAGCGCAGCCAAACGGAGTTGTCACTCACTACAACGTTTACACGCAAGCCCAGAATGCTGAGCCCCACCCTAACAAGGTACATACACACAGTCAatgacaaatacaaaacaaaaaaaaaacatttatattacgAAATCACATTTACAGGTACCAGCTTCTCAAACCAGTTACTCGGCTACTGACCTGAAACCCGGACGATATGATTTCTGGGTCACCGCTTCTACGATTATTGGTGAAGGTCAACCGTCAGCTACCGCATCCTGTAGCCCTAGCGATAAAGGTAATAAGCATTCTTGTTTAAGTCTTATTTGATTCTTTCTCGGTTACAAAGTTTGGAGTCAACTACAATGTCTACTTTCCTATCTCTTTCAGTTCCTGCAAAAATTGCGTCATTCGACGAATCGTTTACTGCCACGTACAAAGAAGATGTCAAACTGCCTTGCCTTGCTGTTGGTGTGCCTCCTCCTAACATTTTATGGAAGGTAAAATGTTGTCCCGATATCCAATATTCTTGAAAAAGTCTGTTCGAACAATAACGAATCTAACAATCGTTTGAATTTCTAGGTTAAGGGCCAGCCGTTAGAAGCGTCAGAGCGCGTTCGTCAACTACCTGAAGGATCTCTGCAAATCGCTGGAGTTGCCCGCGAAGATGCCGGAGAATACTCATGCCATGTGGACAACCAATTCGGCACTGACACTGTTACTCACACGCTTTCCGTTTTGGGTATGCCCACTTATATTAACAAACTTATAATATTCCACAACTCGTAACCCTTAGCAATCGAATAACCACGTAATAGTTGTCATATCTGGTGAATTAAAATAATGCTTAACAACTACTGCTTAAGTGACTATATCGAAGAGCCGACAGATGCATATGCATGGTCTAAACGAATGTCACTATTGCTAGACAAGTGTCCGAACGCTAAGACAGTTTATCGCAATCATGAGATTAAGCAAAATCAATTATCATATTTAAAAACCTACCTTGAATTTTCCAGCTCCTCCTTTCCCCCCGCAACTAAGCATCGCGTCGTCTTCGGTATCGTCTCTGACTCTCCGCCTGAAGCCTTCAGACAACGCCGACCAGTCCCCTGCCGCCGGTTACACCATCCACTACAAACAAGAATTCGGCGATTGGGAAACTGTTCaggtcaaaatatttttatgtcgtcTTCGACATAAACTTGAATCTGTGCCTGtgaattattttaattgtatttacgTAGAATCTGTAGCTTCTTCTCCTTTAATGGAATATCTtctttgatttattttaatatcatcagactaaacaatttaaattaatatctccATTTCAGATTCCAAGCAACACCGACACGTACACTTTGGAGAACCTGTTCTGCGGCTCTAGATATCAACTATACGTTACGGCTTATAACAGGttaatattggtgctgattcctgtaaacaccatctaataagaaaattacaggtgtcTGCAAGATACGGGGCCATTGTCAAAATTACGACAAATAAAAGTCTAAAACTTGTACTAGATTTCTAAATTTTAACAAACCTCTTCTAATCCAGCATTGGCACTGGCGAAGCGTCTGACGTGGTCATCGCTCGTACCCGAGGCTCCAAGCCGCCGGTACCCCGCGCCGCTGACTTCATTGAAGTAGGAAGCTCTTCCGTCACCCTGCATCTAAAACAATGGCTCGACGGTGGTTGCCCTATGAGCCATTTCGTCGTTGAAAACAAGAAGAAGTAAGTGTTTATTATGATTATCGTGTCCGTTttttctacataacataacagatacttccacacacaggaaatacaaagtacaataggcgaccttattgctaagtagcaatctcttctagGCAAACTTTGAGTACCTACAGCCACCCAGCCAGCAAGTCTATCTACAACAAGtgactgttatttttttaaatttagatttaGCTAATTGTGGTTATTTGTTTCTAGGGGTGCAGCTGAGTGGAATCAGATCTCAAACGCTGTGAAACCAGGAGGCAACTTCGTAGTACTCGGTATGTGACGCGCTGCAATATTTTTGCGCATAAATGccaaattaaaaccaaaaatgACACTTATTCGTGATGATTTCAGACCTGGAACCCGCTACTTGGTATGTCTTGAGGATCACTGCACACAATAACGCCGGCTTCAATGTTGCTGAATACGAATTCGCTACTCTCACTATGACTGGTGGTAAGTAAAGATACATTTATTctgaaatatgttttttaaatatattaagaaaattaatataatgAGCAATAACTAACTGGGTTTCGcgcaaaaaaatatacctgAAATGCATCGCCTTTTATAAGTTCTTTAATTCCGTTACTCCTTTCAATAATGTGCGATTGCATTTCAGGTACTATTGCACCCGCAAGGGAGGTCGGCGACGGCTCTCTGACCACCGAACAGACGCTCAAGATTATCCTGTCGCACCTTAACCTTATCGTCCCTGTGATCGCTGCCATCCTCGTCATTATCATCGCTATCGTGGTCGTGTGCGTGGTGCGAGGCACGAGGGACCCCCACAAAGGTATCTCTATTGTGTTATAGGAACCGTTGCTCCCCTGCCCGGCAACGCGTACGAAGGCAAAGAACTACCTCCTTGGGTAAAGGCTTGGTTGGAACCCGAAGTATTAGTACCGATCTTGGCAACGATCGTGGTGTTCATCGTGGGAGTGGTGGTGATCTGCCTGACCCTTGCGCGTAGGAATACGCCCCACCGTCTGCGAGGTCAGAAGGACGTGTACTGTATGTATGGTGGCATGGCACACCGCTTTATGTCTTATTTTATTCTACATTCGTCCTTCAAAACTTGTTTTTAACTTCTTAGATGTccttaaacaaatatatttttttataactcaTTTAAACGGAGTCCCATCATCCGCATGTGAATATATCCATTGTTAACGTTACATgttctaattttatattaatttgtgTCAAAAttcattgtttatattttttgcaaaacCATTTAGCTGTCTGTCTCTGTAATCAACTTAATCTGAATCTGTATATAATGTATAAATCAAATAACAGACTATGAGCGAGACTTCATCATGTTTACACTTGGTCATATAGATGATGCAGTGTACAACGCCTCACAAGCGGCTTTGGGCGGCGGCAATGGAACCTTGGACAAACGTGGTGGACTGCGTGACGAACTTGGCTACATCGCACCCCCCAACCGCAAGCTGCCCCCCGTACCCGGCTCCAACTACAACACATGTGACCGAGTGAAGCGACAGGCTGTCATCAGTACGTACTATACAACGTAACAGCACAACACGAAGCCTAAAGAGCTTCACAGACGACTATGCAATTTGGTTCTAATTTCGCTACTGCGCCCAAATTATGGAAAAATTGGAAAATCATGTATCTATGGCATAATCATTCGAAGCTTCACTATCATTATTGTTTTAAACAATTCTTCAAATCAGGTCCGAATTGCAAGATCGTGTAGAAGACGCAAAGGCACATATTCGACTGATCACTCTAAACTCTTGCAAGTTTACTCTCACGCACCCAAAATGGAACGATTAGGCAACATTTTAGCACCATTTCTATCTCCTCTAGCTTTACGTTGTGCACGGCCTAAGCTATTTTTACCTTTATACCTAATTTTCCtttcaatgaggataaaaactagaaccTCAAATATAGGCGGCAACACTgtcgagtgttcctaaatttttacagttctccatactgtccagctagaattcgtgataaattgctataaaatatgGAGCACCGtgaagtgtatcccgtctgaagcatgggttacgaaaaagaaaagcaagcTGTTcaaagttttgattgaaaataagattTTCTAAATTTTCTTATTTCCGATCTTTAGAACagtatgattttgcagttaaacgcgtcgcaaagggttatagtgtaaaaatataaccaaaacaatataagtATGTTTGTTTTCTCAAATagtaaactgtcaaaatttaagaacactcaacagtagcgacacctgatgggagaaataggcagtttttatcctcatttgtAGATATTGTAATTTGAAGGTGAAGGCTATTTATGCGGTCAGTGGTTGTGGTGGGTTTAATTCTCACAGTAAAGACTAAAACGTTATTTTCAAATGTCTTTAGTTTCAGTCCCAGTTGTCCTTTAATTACGTCCAATTATCCGTGTATGCTTTTTGTTTAAACAGGCATATTCAGTGTTATCAAGATGTATGCTTATGTCTGGTTAAACAATGTATGTCAAATCCTTATTATGGTTTAGGTGTGCAACCACTAGGATGTTATCTCACTGATAGGACAGCTGAATTAAGATTAAAGGAATATCAATTACGACTGAACTTTGACTTAGTTCAGGCTGTTTGTCACGACCAGTTCAGATATAGTCACTGAGCTTTAAGCGAGTTTTAAGCGAtctttaaatgatttttaagaTTACTCATGTTACATTTTTTGGCACATGGCCATAATTGGAACTAACGTCGCATCAAATCAATAGTTGATGTGAGATGATGTCTAGAGTGGTTAGGCTATGTGCGTAGCGCATGCGTAAAGCAGTAGTGTGGTTCAGTGGGCGCGCACTCAACGTGGGACCCGCGCAGGCATCACTACGAGCGCGTGCGCCGACCGCGGTTGCCCATGCGCCGTACTGGATCCGGCGAGACCATATCCACAGGTAAAATGCTTGCTGCGCTTGCTTCAGTAACTTGACTAGAAATGGATAGACTACTTAAAGTTCTcattaatatataaaagaagTAGGAATAATAGCTGAGCAACGTTAATCAAATATCCAGTTAACTTCGTTAAT is drawn from Pectinophora gossypiella chromosome 7, ilPecGoss1.1, whole genome shotgun sequence and contains these coding sequences:
- the LOC126367980 gene encoding Down syndrome cell adhesion molecule-like protein Dscam2 isoform X3, coding for MAMFTGFTALVVLIACGSVLCEDETIGPIFIKEPPNRVDFSNTTGAVVECAARGSPAPDVIWVRADGTAVGDVPGLRQVLPNGNLVFPPFRAEDYRQEVHAQVYACLARNPVGTIHSRDVNVRAVVTQAYTVNLMEESVLRGNAAILKCHISTFVTEYVSVSSWIISEGDKVELEIIAEENRDLDGKYLVLPSGELHIRDVGPEDGYKSYQCRTKHRLTGETRLSATKGRLVITEPVGLKAPTLSTDFKMAWYVKDVNQGFALLCPAQGYPAPLFRWYKFIDGTTRKQPVTLNDRVKQVSGTLIIKEAKVEDSGKYLCVVNNSVGGESVETVLTVTAPLKATVEPATQTVDFGRPAVFTCRYEGNPVKTITWLKDGKDMKHHDSTLRIESVKKEDKGMYQCFIRNDQESAGASAELKLGGRFEPPQIRHSFGEQTLRSGPSLRLKCVASGNPTPDIAWLLDGEKLTSGERLQIGQFVTAEGNVESHLNISSVHTNDGGLYSCIASSKVGSASHSSRVNVYGLPYVRPMKKRPVVAGDTLIAHCPVAGYPIDSIVWERDGRVLPINRKQKVFPNGTLVIENVERMSDQATYTCVAKNSQGYSARGTLELQVMVPPQLLPFEFGEEPANAGDTASVSCAVSKGDQPLNITWFLNGRMIPKNNNMGIVLTSINKKTTILNIDSVSGIHRGIYHCVATNPAGSTNHSAVLEVNVPPRWILEPTDKAFAQGSDAKVECKADGFPKPQVTWKRAEGDTPGDYKDLKPNNPNVKVEDGTLSISNIQKTNEGYYLCEAVNGIGSGLSAVILISVQAPPQFEIKMRNQTARRSEPAVLQCQAKGEKPIGIIWNMNNKRLEPKSDPRYTIREEILPGGVVSDLSIRRTERSDSALFTCVATNAFGSDDTSINMIVQEVPEAPYGLKVLDKSGRTVQLSWAAPYDGNSPIKKFLIEYKRAKGSWEKDIDRVLVPGDAAEAGVFSLRPATAYHIRIVAENELGTSEPSETVTIITAEEAPTGPPQDVKVDAADKHTLRVTWKPPPPQDWNGELQGYYVGYKLASSNKSFVFETVDISKESGKEHHLDIMNLKTYTQYSVVVQAFNKMGSGPVSQEIKAYTAEGAPSAPPQDVLCTTLTAQTIRVSWISPPLASANGLIKAYKVVYGPSDTWYDEKTKDTKITASSETILHGLKKYTNYSMEVLATTNGGDGVRSAPIHCQTEQDVPEAPRAVKALVMGADSILVSWRPPAQPNGVVTHYNVYTQAQNAEPHPNKVPASQTSYSATDLKPGRYDFWVTASTIIGEGQPSATASCSPSDKVPAKIASFDESFTATYKEDVKLPCLAVGVPPPNILWKVKGQPLEASERVRQLPEGSLQIAGVAREDAGEYSCHVDNQFGTDTVTHTLSVLAPPFPPQLSIASSSVSSLTLRLKPSDNADQSPAAGYTIHYKQEFGDWETVQIPSNTDTYTLENLFCGSRYQLYVTAYNSIGTGEASDVVIARTRGSKPPVPRAADFIEVGSSSVTLHLKQWLDGGCPMSHFVVENKKKGAAEWNQISNAVKPGGNFVVLDLEPATWYVLRITAHNNAGFNVAEYEFATLTMTGGTVAPLPGNAYEGKELPPWVKAWLEPEVLVPILATIVVFIVGVVVICLTLARRNTPHRLRGQKDVYYDAVYNASQAALGGGNGTLDKRGGLRDELGYIAPPNRKLPPVPGSNYNTCDRVKRQAVIMGAHSTWDPRRHHYERVRRPRLPMRRTGSGETISTGMEDEICPYATFHLLGFREEMDPSKALAFPHHHPAHAGTLAHPHPHHPAHSRAGSQSMPRANSRYARKNSQGGQSAIYSTAPEYDDPATCAEEDQYRARYSRPMYACGPEYDEPACCAPEDEQYTGAYGTPYSDHYGSRPSIGTRKCGGSPEPPPPPPRNANNDNNCSSSFNESKDSNEISEAECDQPRNYPVRAHTAKDGLHSEEMRKLIDRPEATTPIPQQAVHGRGLTAYDTVAV